A region of Lycium barbarum isolate Lr01 chromosome 3, ASM1917538v2, whole genome shotgun sequence DNA encodes the following proteins:
- the LOC132632832 gene encoding flavonol 3-sulfotransferase-like, translating into MSEPCIISVHTLFCIPGPGQDQQLIAVVFLFSNKAYKCSKSFYSLCSINSMTSFISTQNSPLPTNGATKEEQSHKNHQEFPDIILSELPKERGWLSDQHVHQCNGFWYPTGILQGLIALQQHRYKPKPNDVLLASYPKSGTTWLKALLFSITNRAKYSFNTHPLLSSNPHVLVPQLEAYAFKHPTNPTPNSSLMHSHLAFNSLPESNCKIVYVARDPKDVLASCWHFVQKLRPKDLPPISLPEAFDQFTKGCSPFGPFWDHVMGYYKASLEFPKRVFFLKYEDLKKDPIFHAKRLAEFLGQPFSLEEESEGIVERITELCSFEKLSNLEVNKGGTHTGFFIPTIANNTFFRQGKVGDSKNHLSKEMIEVLDEITKQKLGFDLMTTSITVQQNGKRIESDKNHSN; encoded by the coding sequence atgagtgAGCCGTGTATAATTAGCGTCCACACTTTATTTTGTATACCGGGTCCTGGCCAAGATCAACAATTAATTGCTGTTGTATTCTTGTTCTCTAATAAGGCTTATAAATGTAGCAAGAGTTTCTACTCCCTTTGCTCCATTAACTCAATGACAAGCTTCATCTCTACCCAAAACTCCCCCTTACCCACAAATGGTGCCACTAAAGAAGAACAAAGCCACAAAAATCACCAAGAATTTCCTGATATAATACTCTCTGAGCTTCCAAAAGAAAGAGGCTGGCTGAGTGATCAGCATGTACACCAATGTAATGGCTTTTGGTATCCCACTGGAATTCTCCAAGGTCTTATAGCACTTCAGCAACACCGCTATAAACCAAAACCAAATGATGTCTTACTAGCCAGTTACCCAAAATCTGGCACCACATGGCTCAAGGCCCTTCTTTTTTCCATTACAAACAGAGCAAAATACAGTTTTAACACACATCCTTTGCTCTCTTCAAACCCACATGTGTTAGTACCTCAATTAGAGGCCTATGCATTTAAGCACCCAACAAATCCAACACCAAACTCTTCTCTAATGCATTCTCATCTTGCTTTCAATTCTTTACCAGAGTCCAACTGCAAAATAGTGTACGTTGCTCGCGACCCGAAAGATGTGTTAGCTTCTTGCTGGCATTTTGTGCAGAAATTAAGACCCAAAGACCTGCCACCAATTTCTCTACCAGAAGCATTTGACCAGTTTACTAAAGGGTGCTCCCCTTTTGGTCCATTTTGGGATCATGTAATGGGATATTATAAGGCCAGCTTAGAATTTCCAAAGAGGGTCTTTTTCTTGAAATATGAGGATTTGAAGAAAGATCCAATCTTTCATGCAAAGAGATTAGCAGAGTTCTTGGGGCAGCCTTTTTCCTTGGAGGAAGAAAGTGAAGGTATTGTTGAGAGAATAACAGAGCTTTGCAGCTTTGAGAAACTGAGCAATTTGGAGGTGAATAAAGGTGGTACACACACTGGCTTTTTTATTCCTACTATTGCAAACAACACATTTTTCAGGCAAGGCAAAGTGGGTGATTCCAAGAATCATCTTTCAAAGGAAATGATTGAGGTTCTTGATGAAATCACAAAACAAAAGTTAGGTTTTGATTTGATGACCACCTCCATCACTGTGCAGCAAAATGGAAAAAGGATTGAGTCAGACAAGAATCATAGCAACTAG
- the LOC132632831 gene encoding hexosyltransferase GAUT11-like codes for MRRRAADYRRPVRRRVSCWIWSLLALFSIAGFVLFVFHHHHNDHLDHVEQPILERESRNEQVVREQRMNLTQEMLSVNSYARQLAEQTTLAKAYIIIAKEHNNLHLAWELSTKIRSCQLLLSKAAMRDEPISLDEAEPIIRSLSSLILKAQDAHYDIATTMMTMKSHIQALEERANAASVQSMMFGQLTAESLPKNLHCLEIKLMADWLTKKSLQDFADERRNSPRLLDNNLYHFCIFSDNLLAVSVVINSTVANADHPKQLVFHIVTDSIHYGVMLAWFLNNDFKGSTVEVQNIDNFIWLNSSYSPAVKQLMATDSRKYYFDGSQDTGVEPKFRNPKYIYLLNHLRFYIPEIYPQLEKIVFLDDDVVVQKDLTPLFSLDLHGNVNGAVETCLEAFHRYYKYLNFSNPLISSKFDPQACGWAFGMNVFDLIAWRKANVTARYHYWIEQNADRTIWKLGTLPPGLLAFYGMTEPLDRRWHVLGLGYDVNVDNRLIESAAVIHFNGNMKPWLKLRINRYRPLWERYVNQTHPHLHDCATH; via the exons ATGCGGCGGCGGGCTGCCGATTATCGGCGCCCGGTTAGAAGGAGGGTATCATGTTGGATCTGGTCACTTCTTGCTTTATTCTCAATTGCAGGTTTCGTTTTGTTTGTATTTCATCATCACCATAATGACCACCTGGATCACGTTGAACAACCTATTCTG GAAAGAGAGTCTAGGAATGAGCAGGTTGTGCGTGAGCAGCGTATGAATCTCACACAAGAGATGTTAAGTGTTAATTCATATGCCAGACAATTAGCAGAGCAAACGACACTAGCCAAAGCTTACATCATTATAGCCAAAGAGCACAACAACCTTCATCTTGCGTGGGAGCTAAGTACAAAGATAAGAAGTTGTCAACTTTTACTCTCAAAGGCTGCAATGAGAGATGAGCCGATTTCTCTAGATGAAGCTGAGCCTATCATAAGAAGTCTATCTTCTCTCATCCTTAAGGCACAGGATGCCCATTATGATATTGCTACCACTATGATGACAATGAAATCACACATTCAAGCTCTTGAAGAGCGTGCCAATGCTGCATCTGTTCAAAGTATGATGTTCGGACAGTTAACAGCTGAGTCTCTGCCAAAGAACCTGCACTGCCTAGAAATCAAGCTCATGGCAGATTGGCTTACAAAAAAGTCGCTGCAGGATTTTGCTGATGAGAGGAGAAACTCGCCTCGTTTATTAGACAATAACCTGTATCACTTCTGCATATTTTCAGATAATCTATTGGCAGTTTCAGTAGTTATCAACTCAACCGTGGCCAATGCTGATCACCCTAAGCAGCTAGTTTTCCATATCGTAACGGATTCAATTCACTATGGAGTGATGCTGGCTTGGTTCCTGAACAATGACTTTAAAGGTTCTACAGTAGAAGTACAGAATATTGATAACTTCATTTGGTTGAATTCGTCTTATTCTCCTGCTGTAAAACAGCTAATGGCGACAGACTCCAGAAAGTATTATTTTGACGGATCTCAAGATACAGGTGTTGAGCCAAAGTTCCGGAATCCAAAGTATATATATTTGTTGAATCACCTTCGCTTTTACATCCCTGAGATTTACCCCCAGTTGGAGAAGATTGTCTTCCTTGATGATGATGTTGTAGTTCAGAAGGATCTGACACCTCTCTTTTCACTGGATTTGCATGGAAATGTGAATGGAGCAGTGGAAACTTGTCTTGAAGCTTTTCATCGTTATTACAAGTATCTCAATTTTTCAAATCCACTCATCAGCTCTAAGTTTGATCCCCAGGCGTGTGGATGGGCATTTGGTATGAATGTTTTCGATTTGATTGCCTGGAGGAAAGCAAATGTTACTGCCCGATATCATTATTGGATAGAACAAAATGCTGATAGGACGATTTGGAAGCTAGGAACCCTTCCACCTGGACTATTAGCTTTTTATGGAATGACGGAGCCACTTGATCGTAGGTGGCATGTGTTGGGATTAGGTTATGACGTGAATGTTGACAACCGCCTGATAGAGAGTGCAGCAGTGATTCACTTCAATGGAAATATGAAACCATGGCTTAAGTTGCGCATTAACAGGTATAGGCCTTTGTGGGAACGATATGTAAATCAGACTCACCCACACCTTCACGATTGCGCTACACATTGA